One genomic segment of Amycolatopsis sp. Hca4 includes these proteins:
- a CDS encoding LLM class flavin-dependent oxidoreductase produces the protein MTLEFIGYAAGRQASEIIAPEGPVIQPGYLREVARTHEEAGFDRVLIAQSASSPDGFVLAGQVLAATERLGVLLAHRPGFVAPTQLARKFATLDAFHPGRVALHVITGGDDADQARDGDFTDKPTRYRRTDDFLTVVRRTWDSAAPFDHEGEFYRVRGGLSDVRPAAGIPVYFGGASADAIRVGAKHADVYAFWGEPLAGIAERIEQVRAAAGRDIAFSVSLRPIPAATEAEAWERAREILRLTQDRVGEFKGRRDSSEAVGSRRLLEAAATGEVVDERLWTAVAKTTGAAGNSTALVGSYEQVADSLLDYVRLGVGTLLIRGFSPLADARDYGTLVKLVRERADAATVGA, from the coding sequence GTGACACTCGAATTCATCGGTTACGCCGCCGGCCGCCAGGCCAGCGAGATCATCGCGCCGGAAGGCCCGGTCATCCAGCCCGGCTACCTGCGCGAGGTCGCCCGCACCCACGAAGAGGCCGGGTTCGACCGGGTGCTGATCGCCCAGTCGGCGAGCAGCCCGGACGGGTTCGTGCTCGCCGGCCAGGTGCTCGCGGCCACCGAGCGGCTCGGCGTGCTGCTCGCCCACCGCCCCGGGTTCGTCGCGCCCACCCAGCTGGCCCGCAAGTTCGCCACCCTCGACGCGTTCCACCCCGGCCGGGTCGCACTGCACGTGATCACCGGCGGCGACGACGCCGACCAGGCCCGCGACGGCGACTTCACCGACAAGCCCACCCGCTACCGCCGCACGGACGACTTCCTGACCGTGGTCCGCCGGACGTGGGACTCGGCCGCGCCGTTCGACCACGAAGGCGAGTTCTACCGGGTCCGCGGCGGGCTCTCCGACGTCCGCCCGGCCGCCGGGATCCCGGTGTACTTCGGCGGCGCGTCCGCCGACGCCATCCGGGTCGGTGCCAAGCACGCCGACGTCTACGCGTTCTGGGGCGAGCCACTGGCCGGGATCGCCGAGCGCATCGAGCAGGTCCGCGCGGCCGCCGGCCGGGACATCGCGTTCAGCGTCAGCCTGCGGCCGATCCCGGCGGCCACCGAGGCCGAGGCGTGGGAGCGGGCGCGGGAGATCCTGCGGCTCACCCAGGACCGCGTCGGCGAGTTCAAGGGCCGTCGCGATTCGAGCGAGGCCGTCGGCTCCCGGCGGCTCCTGGAGGCGGCGGCCACCGGCGAGGTGGTGGACGAGCGGCTGTGGACGGCGGTGGCGAAGACGACCGGGGCCGCCGGGAACTCGACCGCGCTGGTCGGCAGCTACGAGCAGGTCGCGGACTCGCTGCTGGACTACGTCCGGCTCGGCGTCGGCACGCTGCTGATCCGCGGGTTCTCGCCGCTGGCCGACGCCCGCGACTACGGCACCCTCGTGAAGCTGGTCCGGGAACGCGCGGACGCGGCTACCGTCGGCGCATGA
- a CDS encoding molybdopterin-dependent oxidoreductase gives MKPSTSHWGAFSAEVDADGRLRVEPHPADPAPSPLLGNLAAALDHPSRVARPAVRRGWLEDGPGPDDRRGRDEFVEVHWDEVLDRLAAELDRVRTEHGNQAIFGGSYGWASAGRFHHAQSQLHRFLNTIGGFTGSRNTYSNGTSSVLLPHVVGDTHAVLRQASTWPTIAEHTELIVAFGGVPEKNVFVTPGGVTVHGTPGHLARLRARVALVSPLRDDLPSTVDARWYPVRPATDTALMLALAHTLVAEGLHDEEFLARYCVGFPEFERYLRDKDPEWAAGITGVPAADIVALAREMAAHRTLITVTWSLQRTEHGEQPVWAGIALAAMLGQIGLPGGGFGHGYGSMGDVGDTGPELRVPYLPQGVNPVGEFIPVARIADLLLHPGREYDYNGEVRRYPGTRLVYWAGGNPFHHHQDLNRLRRAFTRPDTIVVHEPHWTATARHADIVLPATTALEREDLGSGRRDTHLIAMHRIAPPAGEARDDYAIFAALAARLGVAEVFTEGRSAREWLEHLYRSWREEPAFEQFWADGELKLPPGREHHTLFADFRADPVAHPLRTPSGRIEITSATVAGFGYPDCPGHPVWLPPTETGPLWLVANQPHTRLHSQLDAGDVSSAGKVAGRERIRLNPADAAARGITTGDVVRVFNTRGACLAGAVLDDALRPGVVQLPTGAWFDPVEDHPTGPLCAHGNPNVLTADIPSSRLSQGCAGQHAAVDVERFTGPAPRVRALHPPLRKGR, from the coding sequence ATGAAACCGAGCACGTCGCACTGGGGTGCCTTCTCCGCCGAGGTCGACGCCGACGGCCGGCTGCGCGTCGAGCCGCACCCGGCCGATCCGGCGCCGTCGCCGTTGCTGGGCAACCTGGCCGCCGCGCTGGACCACCCGAGCCGGGTGGCCCGGCCGGCGGTCCGCCGCGGCTGGCTCGAGGACGGCCCCGGCCCGGACGACCGCCGCGGCCGCGACGAGTTCGTCGAGGTGCACTGGGACGAGGTCCTCGACCGCCTCGCCGCCGAACTGGACCGGGTCCGGACCGAGCACGGCAACCAGGCGATCTTCGGCGGCTCGTACGGCTGGGCGAGCGCCGGGCGGTTCCACCACGCCCAGAGCCAGCTGCACCGGTTCCTGAACACGATCGGCGGCTTCACCGGGTCGCGGAACACCTACAGCAACGGGACGTCGTCGGTGCTGCTGCCGCACGTCGTCGGCGACACGCACGCGGTGCTGCGCCAGGCGTCGACCTGGCCGACGATCGCCGAGCACACCGAGCTGATCGTCGCCTTCGGCGGTGTGCCGGAGAAGAACGTGTTCGTCACGCCCGGCGGGGTCACCGTGCACGGCACGCCGGGGCACCTCGCGCGGCTGCGGGCCCGGGTCGCGCTCGTCAGCCCGCTGCGCGACGACCTGCCGTCCACTGTGGACGCCCGGTGGTACCCGGTCCGGCCCGCCACCGACACCGCGCTGATGCTCGCGCTGGCGCACACGCTCGTCGCCGAAGGGTTGCACGACGAGGAATTCCTCGCGCGCTACTGCGTCGGCTTCCCGGAGTTCGAGCGGTACCTGCGCGACAAGGACCCGGAGTGGGCGGCCGGGATCACCGGCGTCCCCGCCGCCGACATCGTCGCGCTCGCGCGGGAGATGGCCGCGCACCGGACGCTGATCACGGTGACGTGGTCCTTGCAGCGCACCGAACACGGCGAGCAACCGGTCTGGGCGGGTATCGCGCTGGCGGCGATGCTGGGCCAGATCGGGCTGCCGGGCGGCGGGTTCGGGCACGGCTACGGCTCGATGGGCGACGTCGGCGACACCGGCCCCGAGCTGCGCGTGCCGTACCTGCCGCAGGGCGTGAACCCGGTGGGCGAGTTCATCCCGGTGGCGCGGATCGCGGACCTGCTGCTGCACCCGGGTCGCGAGTACGACTACAACGGCGAAGTCCGCCGCTACCCCGGCACCCGGCTCGTCTACTGGGCCGGCGGCAACCCGTTCCACCACCACCAGGACCTCAACCGCCTCCGCCGCGCGTTCACCCGCCCGGACACGATCGTCGTCCACGAACCACACTGGACGGCGACCGCGCGGCACGCCGACATCGTCCTGCCCGCGACCACGGCGCTGGAGCGGGAAGACCTCGGGTCCGGCCGCCGTGACACCCACCTGATCGCGATGCACCGGATCGCGCCTCCCGCGGGAGAAGCGCGCGACGACTATGCGATCTTCGCGGCTCTGGCGGCCCGGCTCGGCGTCGCCGAGGTGTTCACCGAAGGCCGTTCCGCGCGGGAGTGGCTGGAGCACCTGTACCGCTCCTGGCGCGAAGAACCGGCGTTCGAACAGTTCTGGGCCGACGGCGAACTGAAGCTGCCGCCCGGCCGCGAGCACCACACGCTGTTCGCGGACTTCCGCGCCGACCCGGTCGCGCATCCCCTGCGCACGCCGAGCGGCCGCATCGAGATCACGTCGGCGACCGTCGCCGGGTTCGGCTACCCGGACTGCCCCGGCCACCCGGTCTGGCTGCCACCGACCGAGACCGGGCCGTTGTGGCTGGTCGCCAACCAGCCGCACACCCGCCTGCACAGCCAGCTCGACGCCGGTGACGTCAGCAGCGCGGGCAAGGTCGCGGGCCGCGAGCGGATCCGCCTCAACCCGGCCGACGCGGCGGCCCGCGGGATCACGACCGGCGACGTCGTCCGGGTGTTCAACACGCGGGGCGCCTGCCTGGCGGGCGCGGTCCTCGACGACGCCCTCCGCCCCGGCGTCGTCCAGCTCCCGACCGGCGCCTGGTTCGACCCGGTCGAGGACCACCCCACCGGCCCGCTGTGCGCCCACGGCAACCCGAACGTGCTGACGGCCGACATCCCGTCGTCACGGCTTTCGCAGGGCTGCGCCGGTCAGCACGCCGCGGTCGACGTCGAACGCTTCACCGGCCCGGCCCCGCGCGTGCGGGCCCTGCATCCCCCGCTTCGGAAAGGACGCTGA
- a CDS encoding flavin reductase family protein, protein MIDLQSVTSESHLREAFGCFPSGVTAVCALVDGTPRGLAASSFTSVSLAPPLVSICIQRTSSTWPLLRDRPRLGLSVLAEGQDDACLSLSARHGDRFRDVGWEPGPDDSVFITGSSAWLECSLHDEVPAGDHVIALLEIHRLRTGGTPPLVFHGSRFRRLAAV, encoded by the coding sequence ATGATCGACCTCCAGTCCGTGACGTCCGAGAGCCATCTGCGCGAAGCCTTCGGCTGCTTCCCCTCCGGCGTCACCGCGGTGTGCGCCCTCGTCGACGGCACACCGCGCGGGCTGGCCGCCAGCTCGTTCACGTCGGTCTCGCTGGCGCCGCCACTGGTGTCGATCTGCATCCAGCGGACGTCGTCGACCTGGCCGCTCCTGCGGGACCGGCCGCGACTGGGCCTCAGCGTCCTCGCCGAAGGACAGGACGACGCCTGCCTCAGCCTCTCCGCCCGCCACGGCGACCGCTTCCGCGACGTCGGCTGGGAGCCCGGCCCGGACGACAGCGTGTTCATCACCGGATCGAGCGCCTGGCTGGAGTGCTCCCTGCACGACGAAGTCCCGGCCGGCGACCACGTGATCGCCCTGCTGGAGATCCACCGCCTGCGCACCGGCGGAACCCCGCCGCTGGTCTTCCACGGCAGCCGCTTCCGCCGGCTCGCCGCCGTCTGA
- a CDS encoding TetR/AcrR family transcriptional regulator C-terminal domain-containing protein, which yields MRKVAAAAGVEAMSLYNHVENKGDLLDGLTARVFEEVPLPDPASPWDARLRQLAEGLHASFTRHPVVVRALAAQDANPRSAGALRVIDAILRALLDAGLAEQAAARAYRSLLGMLFGSVLTGTAGTGTPAVRAEPVVAYFRRMATAAELPSLRRVLPALEAGDCVQDFEYQLDLLIGGLRPA from the coding sequence ATGCGCAAGGTCGCCGCCGCGGCCGGCGTCGAGGCGATGTCGCTGTACAACCACGTCGAGAACAAGGGCGACCTGCTGGACGGGCTCACCGCCCGGGTCTTCGAGGAGGTGCCCCTGCCGGATCCCGCGTCGCCGTGGGACGCGCGGCTCCGGCAGCTGGCCGAAGGACTGCACGCGAGCTTCACGCGGCATCCGGTCGTCGTGCGGGCGCTGGCGGCGCAGGACGCGAACCCGCGCTCGGCCGGGGCGTTGCGGGTGATCGACGCCATCCTCCGCGCCCTGCTCGACGCGGGCCTGGCCGAGCAGGCCGCGGCGCGTGCTTACCGGTCGCTGCTGGGGATGCTGTTCGGCTCGGTGCTCACCGGCACGGCCGGGACCGGCACCCCGGCGGTCCGGGCCGAACCCGTGGTGGCGTACTTCCGGCGGATGGCCACCGCGGCGGAACTGCCGAGCCTGCGCCGGGTGCTGCCCGCGTTGGAGGCCGGTGACTGCGTGCAGGACTTCGAGTACCAGCTCGACCTGCTGATCGGCGGGCTGCGGCCGGCGTGA
- a CDS encoding nitroreductase family protein → MRIDSAANVRRKLDLDREVPQRVLDDCLRIAQQAPAAGSMAAQFRWLLVRDAGIKAKIAAYNRETAEAAWAKYGHLVEERALASAQHLVRNLERIPVLAIPCMIGRPPADAFAQSAYFGSAYPAVWSFQLALRTRGLGSSICGYHLQDHEADVAKLLAIPDDVTQISLLAVARTTQRDFRPAARPAVEDITYFDTWGSRQPEE, encoded by the coding sequence TTGCGCATCGACAGCGCCGCCAACGTCCGCCGCAAGCTCGACCTCGACCGCGAAGTGCCCCAGCGGGTGCTCGACGACTGCCTCCGCATCGCCCAGCAGGCACCCGCGGCGGGCAGCATGGCCGCGCAGTTCCGCTGGCTGCTGGTCCGGGACGCCGGGATCAAAGCCAAGATCGCCGCGTACAACCGCGAGACCGCCGAGGCCGCGTGGGCGAAGTACGGTCACCTCGTCGAGGAACGCGCCCTCGCTTCCGCCCAGCACCTCGTCCGCAACCTCGAACGCATCCCCGTCCTGGCCATCCCCTGCATGATCGGCCGCCCACCGGCCGACGCGTTCGCGCAGTCCGCGTACTTCGGCTCCGCCTACCCCGCCGTGTGGAGCTTCCAGCTCGCCCTGCGCACCCGCGGCCTCGGCAGCTCCATCTGCGGCTACCACCTCCAGGACCACGAAGCCGACGTCGCGAAGCTGCTCGCCATCCCGGACGACGTGACGCAGATCAGCCTGCTCGCCGTCGCCCGCACGACCCAGCGCGACTTCCGGCCCGCCGCGCGCCCGGCCGTCGAGGACATCACCTACTTCGACACCTGGGGCTCGCGTCAGCCAGAAGAGTGA
- a CDS encoding helix-turn-helix transcriptional regulator: MAGNELGEFLRHRRERLRPEDVGLPVGGRRRTPGLRREEVASLAALSPDYYSRLEQGRVRTPSAAALASLARTLRLTGDEQDYLFRLAGQQPPEPRSPLAHVDPAMSYLLDALGHTPAQVADDLLTVVAQNRAAEHLLGVWTGLPGYRSNVTWRWFADPASRDSNDPAEHERIGRAYAADLRAGIAQRSPRDRFAHGLVADLLQRSDEFAELWAQQHVAALTSAPKRLRHPLVGDLDLQCDVVLSPATGHRLVLFRPRPGSDAHDQIAFLDVLGNQNFS, encoded by the coding sequence ATGGCCGGCAACGAGCTCGGCGAGTTCCTTCGGCACCGGCGGGAACGGCTGCGGCCCGAGGATGTCGGGCTGCCCGTCGGTGGCCGGCGCCGCACGCCCGGCCTGCGCCGGGAGGAAGTCGCGAGCCTGGCGGCCCTGTCGCCCGACTACTATTCGCGGCTCGAGCAGGGCCGGGTGCGGACGCCGTCGGCCGCGGCGCTGGCGAGTCTGGCTCGCACCCTGCGGCTCACCGGTGACGAGCAGGACTACCTGTTCCGCCTGGCCGGGCAGCAGCCACCCGAGCCGCGGTCACCGCTGGCGCACGTCGACCCGGCCATGAGCTACCTGCTGGACGCGCTCGGGCACACGCCGGCCCAGGTGGCCGACGACCTGCTCACCGTGGTCGCGCAGAACCGGGCCGCCGAGCACCTGCTGGGTGTCTGGACCGGGCTGCCCGGTTACCGGTCGAACGTCACGTGGCGCTGGTTCGCCGATCCGGCGTCGCGGGACAGCAACGATCCGGCCGAACACGAACGCATCGGCCGGGCCTACGCCGCCGATCTGCGCGCCGGCATCGCCCAGCGCTCGCCGCGCGACCGGTTCGCGCACGGCCTGGTCGCCGATCTCCTGCAGCGCAGCGACGAGTTCGCCGAACTGTGGGCACAGCAGCACGTCGCGGCGCTCACCTCGGCACCCAAACGCCTCCGGCACCCGCTCGTCGGCGACCTCGACCTGCAGTGCGACGTCGTGCTCAGCCCGGCCACCGGGCACCGGCTCGTGCTCTTCCGGCCCCGCCCCGGATCGGACGCGCACGACCAGATCGCGTTCCTCGACGTCCTCGGCAACCAGAACTTCTCCTGA
- a CDS encoding SDR family oxidoreductase: MNVTGNTVFIPGATSGIGLGLARRLQDKGNTVIVGGRRTELLERIRTEHGLDTVTIDTADPASITAARDELATRHPGLDTLITMAGIMEPEDLRDPAALDVAERTVAVNLLGPIRLVHAFLPGLLARPAATVMTVTSGLAYVPLPATPTYNATKAAVHSFTESLRVQLTGSDVQVIELVPPAIRTTLMNQQDSEVAMPLDDFLDEVMALLEAGPKAEQILVERVKWQRNAEAEGRYAEVLDVLSGRYRS; this comes from the coding sequence GTGAACGTCACCGGTAACACCGTTTTCATACCCGGCGCGACCTCCGGCATCGGCCTCGGGCTGGCCCGGCGCCTGCAGGACAAGGGCAACACCGTCATCGTCGGCGGGCGCCGCACCGAACTGCTCGAGCGGATCCGCACCGAGCACGGCCTCGACACCGTCACCATCGACACCGCCGACCCCGCGTCGATCACCGCCGCCCGTGACGAGCTCGCCACCCGCCATCCCGGGCTGGACACCCTGATCACGATGGCCGGCATCATGGAGCCCGAGGACCTGCGCGACCCGGCCGCGCTGGACGTCGCCGAGCGCACCGTGGCGGTCAACCTGCTGGGCCCCATCCGGCTGGTCCACGCGTTCCTGCCCGGACTGCTGGCCCGGCCCGCCGCGACCGTCATGACGGTGACCTCCGGTCTGGCCTACGTGCCGCTGCCGGCCACGCCGACGTACAACGCGACCAAGGCGGCCGTCCACTCCTTCACCGAAAGCCTGCGGGTGCAGCTGACCGGCAGCGACGTCCAGGTGATCGAACTGGTGCCGCCCGCCATCCGCACCACGCTGATGAACCAGCAGGACTCCGAGGTGGCGATGCCCCTGGACGACTTCCTCGACGAGGTCATGGCCCTGCTCGAAGCCGGCCCGAAGGCCGAGCAGATCCTCGTCGAGCGCGTGAAGTGGCAGCGCAACGCCGAGGCGGAGGGCCGCTACGCCGAAGTCCTGGACGTGCTCAGCGGCCGCTACCGCTCCTGA
- a CDS encoding muconolactone Delta-isomerase, which produces MLFHVRMDVAIPPGLDVTDRVAAEKARALELQRAGVWVHLWRIVGRYSNFSVFDVASNDELHGILSGLPLYPFMKIEVTPLATHPSDPAAAGGQER; this is translated from the coding sequence ATGCTGTTCCACGTGCGGATGGACGTCGCGATCCCGCCGGGGCTGGACGTCACCGACCGGGTGGCCGCCGAAAAGGCCCGCGCGCTGGAGCTCCAGCGCGCGGGCGTGTGGGTGCACCTCTGGCGGATCGTGGGGCGCTACAGCAACTTCAGCGTCTTCGACGTGGCTTCGAACGACGAGCTGCACGGGATCCTCTCGGGCCTGCCCCTGTACCCGTTCATGAAGATCGAGGTCACCCCGCTGGCCACGCACCCGTCGGATCCGGCCGCGGCGGGTGGTCAGGAGCGGTAG
- a CDS encoding muconate/chloromuconate family cycloisomerase, with protein MTDLGIERVETVLLDVPLRRPHRFARTGMAAQPVLLVFVHTRGGAVGVGEGVVPGGPWWGGESAETMRLVVARYFTPVLLGREVDDVAGILRDLGDVVAANLYAKAAVEVALHDAWARALGVPVHTLLGGLARRSVPVTWALGTEPAPVVADEALAKLDAGHRSFKLKMGALDPAEDVARVCAVAEKLVGVASVRVDLNARWDLLTSLKHLPRLADAGVDLVEQPVPGAEVEALAEINRALPIPVMADESLRTPGDALRLARARAADIFSLKTTKSGGLRATRAIAEVAAAAGIPCHAGTSIESPVGTAATLQLACTTPAVTWGSELFGPLLMSEELLTTPLRYAEGELHLPDGPGLGIELDLAAVRRLERR; from the coding sequence ATGACCGACCTGGGGATCGAGCGTGTCGAGACGGTGCTGCTGGACGTGCCGCTGCGCCGTCCGCACCGCTTCGCCCGCACCGGCATGGCCGCGCAGCCGGTGCTGCTGGTGTTCGTCCACACCCGCGGCGGCGCCGTCGGCGTCGGCGAGGGTGTGGTGCCGGGCGGCCCGTGGTGGGGCGGCGAGTCCGCGGAAACCATGCGGCTCGTCGTGGCGCGCTACTTCACGCCGGTCCTGCTCGGCCGCGAGGTGGACGACGTCGCCGGGATCCTGCGCGATCTCGGCGACGTCGTCGCGGCCAACCTCTACGCGAAAGCGGCGGTGGAGGTGGCCCTGCACGACGCCTGGGCCCGCGCGCTCGGGGTGCCGGTGCACACGCTGCTGGGCGGGCTCGCCCGGCGGTCGGTGCCGGTCACTTGGGCGCTGGGCACCGAACCGGCGCCGGTCGTCGCCGACGAAGCCCTCGCGAAGCTGGACGCCGGCCACCGCAGCTTCAAGCTGAAGATGGGCGCGCTCGACCCGGCCGAGGATGTCGCGCGGGTGTGCGCGGTGGCCGAAAAGCTCGTCGGGGTGGCCAGTGTGCGGGTCGACCTCAACGCGCGGTGGGACCTGCTGACGTCGCTGAAGCACCTGCCGCGGCTGGCGGACGCGGGCGTCGACCTGGTCGAGCAGCCGGTGCCGGGGGCGGAGGTCGAAGCACTCGCCGAGATCAACCGCGCCCTGCCGATCCCGGTGATGGCCGACGAAAGCCTGCGCACCCCGGGCGACGCGCTCCGGCTGGCCCGAGCCCGCGCGGCCGACATCTTTTCCTTGAAGACCACCAAGTCCGGTGGCCTGCGTGCGACCCGGGCCATCGCCGAGGTCGCCGCCGCGGCCGGGATCCCGTGCCACGCCGGCACGTCCATCGAAAGCCCGGTCGGGACGGCGGCGACGCTGCAGCTGGCCTGCACCACCCCGGCCGTGACGTGGGGGAGCGAGCTGTTCGGGCCGCTGCTGATGAGCGAAGAGCTGCTGACCACGCCGTTGCGCTACGCCGAGGGCGAGCTGCACCTGCCGGACGGCCCGGGCCTGGGCATCGAACTCGACCTGGCGGCGGTGCGCCGCCTGGAAAGGCGCTGA
- the catA gene encoding catechol 1,2-dioxygenase has protein sequence MTTTEHVPTAAGSGSSASAAFRAAARTTRDVPPERVDEVARAVLHGVHQAIRDHDVTYPEFQAAKQWLMDVGEGGEWPLFLDVFVEHVVEEVAARTQDGTKGSIQGPYYLPDQEKLPWQASLPMRSSEKGTPLVFAGQVRDVDGAPVAGAELDIWHADDDGYYSGFAPDIPAGNLRGVVVSNGEGRFEITTVQPAPYQIPTDGPTGKLIAAAGWHAWRPAHLHLMVRAPGHRTITTQLYFQGGQWLDSDVAEATKPELVLDPQPAGDGRLRASYDFVLERA, from the coding sequence ATGACCACCACCGAACACGTACCCACCGCGGCGGGCTCGGGCAGCTCCGCCAGCGCCGCCTTCCGCGCGGCCGCCCGCACCACGCGGGACGTCCCGCCCGAACGCGTCGACGAAGTCGCCCGCGCCGTGCTGCACGGGGTCCACCAGGCGATCCGCGACCACGACGTCACCTACCCGGAGTTCCAGGCCGCAAAGCAGTGGCTGATGGACGTCGGCGAAGGCGGTGAGTGGCCGCTGTTCCTCGACGTGTTCGTCGAGCACGTCGTCGAGGAGGTCGCCGCCCGGACCCAGGACGGCACGAAGGGCAGCATCCAGGGCCCGTACTACCTGCCGGACCAGGAGAAGCTGCCGTGGCAGGCGAGCCTGCCGATGCGCTCCAGCGAAAAGGGGACTCCGCTGGTCTTCGCCGGGCAGGTCCGCGACGTCGACGGCGCCCCGGTCGCCGGCGCCGAGCTCGACATCTGGCACGCCGACGACGACGGCTACTACTCGGGCTTCGCGCCGGACATCCCGGCGGGCAACCTGCGCGGTGTCGTCGTGAGCAACGGCGAGGGCCGGTTCGAGATCACGACCGTCCAGCCGGCGCCGTACCAGATCCCGACCGACGGCCCGACCGGCAAGCTCATCGCCGCCGCCGGGTGGCACGCGTGGCGCCCGGCCCACCTGCACCTGATGGTGCGCGCGCCGGGCCACCGCACCATCACCACCCAGCTGTACTTCCAGGGCGGGCAATGGCTCGACAGCGACGTCGCCGAAGCCACCAAGCCGGAGCTCGTGCTCGACCCGCAGCCTGCCGGTGACGGCCGGCTGCGCGCGAGCTACGACTTCGTGCTCGAACGCGCCTGA
- a CDS encoding 4-hydroxyphenylacetate 3-hydroxylase family protein has translation MTIQEHDAPAKVRTTRPMTGDEYVESIRDGREVFIYGDKVDDVTTHPAFRNSVRMTARLYDALHDPDRQSVLTAPTDTGSSGFTHPFFRTPKSKEDLFADRDAIVAWARMTYGWMGRSPDYKAAFLGTLGANSDFYEPFADNARRWYAESQEKVLYWNHAIINPPVDRDRNPDDVKDLFIHVEEERDDGLIVSGAKVVATGSAITNYNFIAHYGLPIKKREFALVCTVPMGAPGMKLICRNSYSNVADATSSPFDYPLSSRFDENDTIFILDKVKIPWENVFIYGDAEKASTFFPGSGFLHRFTFHGVARLAVKLDFIAGLLMKGVEVTGTKDFRGIQTRVGEVVGWRNMFWALSDAMAANPDEWKNGAVLPHLDYGLAYRWFMTLGYPRIREIILQDLGSALIYLPSSAKDFSSPEIRPYLDQYVRGSHGYSAVERVKLMKLIWDSIGSEFGGRHELYERNYSGNHEGVRAELLFAAQQSGSAEAMKGFAEQCMAEYDLDGWTVPDLYNPGATSLSR, from the coding sequence ATGACCATCCAAGAGCACGACGCACCCGCCAAGGTGCGCACGACCCGGCCGATGACCGGCGACGAGTACGTCGAGTCCATCCGCGACGGCCGGGAGGTGTTCATCTACGGGGACAAGGTCGACGACGTCACCACGCACCCCGCGTTCCGCAACTCGGTGCGGATGACCGCGCGGCTCTACGACGCCCTGCACGACCCGGACCGGCAGTCCGTGCTCACCGCGCCGACCGACACCGGCAGCAGCGGCTTCACCCACCCGTTCTTCCGCACGCCGAAGTCCAAAGAGGACCTGTTCGCCGACCGGGACGCGATCGTCGCCTGGGCCCGGATGACCTACGGCTGGATGGGCCGCAGCCCGGACTACAAGGCCGCCTTCCTCGGCACGCTCGGCGCGAACTCCGACTTCTACGAGCCCTTCGCCGACAACGCCCGGCGCTGGTACGCCGAGTCGCAGGAGAAGGTCCTCTACTGGAACCACGCGATCATCAACCCGCCGGTGGACCGCGACCGCAACCCCGACGACGTCAAGGACCTGTTCATCCACGTCGAAGAAGAGCGTGACGACGGCCTGATCGTCTCGGGCGCCAAGGTCGTCGCGACCGGCTCGGCCATCACCAACTACAACTTCATCGCCCACTACGGCCTGCCGATCAAGAAGCGCGAGTTCGCGCTGGTCTGCACGGTGCCGATGGGCGCGCCGGGCATGAAGCTGATCTGCCGCAACTCCTACTCGAACGTCGCCGACGCGACGTCGAGCCCGTTCGACTACCCGCTCTCGAGCCGGTTCGACGAGAACGACACGATCTTCATCCTCGACAAGGTGAAGATCCCGTGGGAGAACGTCTTCATCTACGGCGACGCCGAGAAGGCGAGCACGTTCTTCCCCGGTTCCGGCTTCCTGCACCGCTTCACCTTCCACGGCGTCGCGCGGCTGGCCGTCAAGCTCGACTTCATCGCCGGGCTGCTGATGAAGGGCGTGGAAGTCACCGGCACCAAGGACTTCCGCGGCATCCAGACCCGCGTCGGCGAGGTCGTCGGCTGGCGCAACATGTTCTGGGCGCTCTCGGACGCGATGGCCGCCAACCCGGACGAGTGGAAGAACGGCGCCGTCCTGCCGCACCTGGACTACGGCCTCGCCTACCGCTGGTTCATGACGCTCGGCTACCCGCGCATCCGCGAGATCATCCTGCAGGACCTCGGGTCCGCGCTGATCTACCTGCCGTCGTCGGCGAAGGACTTCTCCTCGCCGGAGATCCGCCCGTACCTCGACCAGTACGTGCGCGGCTCCCACGGCTACAGCGCCGTCGAGCGGGTCAAGCTGATGAAGCTGATCTGGGACTCGATCGGCAGCGAGTTCGGCGGGCGCCACGAGCTCTACGAGCGCAACTACTCCGGCAACCACGAAGGCGTGCGCGCCGAGCTGCTGTTCGCCGCCCAGCAGTCCGGCTCGGCCGAGGCGATGAAGGGCTTCGCCGAGCAGTGCATGGCCGAGTACGACCTCGACGGCTGGACCGTCCCCGACCTCTACAACCCCGGCGCCACCTCCCTTTCCCGCTGA